In Streptomyces alboniger, the following are encoded in one genomic region:
- a CDS encoding Fur family transcriptional regulator, whose translation MGGVRRTPQRDAVLETLGRCREFVSAQELHALLAGCGSAVGLTTVYRALRALDRAGLVDVVRDETGERLYLRRPTDEHQHYLICRRCGRSQPVDARDVEAWADRLGETTGFAELEHTLELSGVCRPCRRPTGATPNGAADAGR comes from the coding sequence ATGGGCGGGGTGCGCCGGACGCCGCAGCGGGACGCCGTGCTCGAAACCCTCGGCCGGTGCCGGGAGTTCGTCTCCGCGCAGGAGTTGCACGCCCTGCTCGCCGGGTGCGGCAGCGCGGTCGGGCTCACCACCGTCTATCGCGCGCTGCGGGCCCTCGATCGGGCCGGTCTCGTCGATGTCGTGCGGGACGAGACCGGCGAGCGGCTCTATCTGCGGCGGCCCACCGACGAGCATCAGCACTACCTCATCTGCCGCCGCTGCGGCCGCAGTCAGCCGGTCGACGCACGGGACGTCGAGGCCTGGGCGGACCGCCTCGGCGAGACGACCGGGTTCGCCGAGCTGGAGCACACCCTCGAACTCAGCGGCGTCTGCCGGCCGTGCCGCCGCCCTACTGGTGCCACGCCGAACGGCGCAGCAGACGCAGGCCGTTGA
- a CDS encoding heavy metal translocating P-type ATPase — protein sequence MSSALVGDRPAPASAQAAPAKARRTRLVALPEVRWAALATAAFLLAFPLDLAGAPAWAWGPLYALCYAAGGWEPTVAGLQALRERSLDVDLLMVVAALGAAAIGQFLDGGLLIVIFAVSGALEALATRRTADSVRGLLDLAPAMALRLPPDGADGAEGGEGGEERVAADSLRIGDTVLVRPGERLPADGTVLDGSSEVDQATITGEPLPVAKEAGDEVFAGTLNGTGALRVRVGRDPKDSVIARIVAMVEEASETKAPTQLFIEKVEQRYSVGVVVATLALFGVPLALGAAFTETLLRAMTFMIVASPCAVVLATMPPLLSAIANAGRHGVLVKSAVVMERLGAVTKVALDKTGTLTAGAPRVTDIRVLPGTELTEDEVLALAASAEHPSEHPLARAVVVAARERGLPLESARDFAAAPGRGVRAVVAGRVVQVGSPDRLLADADADSRTGEASRTGEAFRAVVAVADDHARTAVLVVVDGTPSALLRLADLPRPGAAEAVAGLRELTGSAPVLLTGDTPSAAAHLAAETGIEDVRAGLLPQDKVAAVREWEARGERVLVVGDGVNDAPALAAAHSGIAMGRSGSDLTLETADAVVVRDELATVPAVVALSRRARRVVVQNLVIASVCIGALVVWDLAGHLPLPLGVAGHEGSTVLVGLNGLRLLRRSAWHQ from the coding sequence ATGTCTTCCGCTCTGGTGGGCGACCGGCCGGCTCCGGCCTCCGCGCAGGCCGCGCCCGCGAAGGCGCGCCGCACCCGGCTCGTCGCCCTGCCCGAGGTGCGCTGGGCTGCGCTGGCCACGGCCGCGTTCCTGCTCGCGTTCCCACTCGACCTCGCAGGGGCCCCCGCCTGGGCGTGGGGCCCGCTCTACGCCCTGTGTTACGCGGCCGGCGGCTGGGAGCCGACCGTGGCAGGGCTCCAGGCGCTGCGGGAGCGGAGCCTCGACGTCGATCTGCTGATGGTGGTCGCGGCTCTCGGCGCCGCGGCCATCGGGCAGTTCCTCGACGGCGGACTGCTCATCGTCATCTTCGCGGTCAGCGGCGCGCTGGAGGCCCTGGCGACCCGGCGTACCGCGGACTCCGTGCGTGGACTGCTCGACCTGGCACCCGCGATGGCGCTGCGGCTGCCCCCGGACGGCGCCGACGGAGCCGAGGGTGGCGAGGGCGGCGAGGAGCGGGTGGCGGCGGACTCGCTGCGGATCGGCGACACCGTGCTCGTACGGCCCGGTGAGCGGCTGCCCGCCGACGGCACCGTGCTCGACGGCAGCAGCGAGGTCGACCAGGCCACCATCACCGGTGAGCCGCTGCCGGTGGCCAAGGAGGCGGGCGACGAGGTGTTCGCCGGCACCCTCAACGGCACGGGCGCGCTGCGGGTGCGCGTCGGCCGTGATCCCAAGGACTCCGTCATCGCCCGCATCGTGGCGATGGTCGAGGAGGCGAGCGAGACCAAGGCGCCCACGCAGCTCTTCATCGAGAAGGTCGAACAGCGGTACTCGGTGGGCGTGGTGGTGGCCACGCTGGCGCTCTTCGGCGTTCCCCTCGCGCTCGGCGCCGCGTTCACCGAGACGCTGCTGCGGGCCATGACCTTCATGATCGTGGCCTCGCCCTGCGCGGTGGTGCTCGCCACCATGCCGCCGCTGCTCTCCGCGATCGCCAACGCGGGACGGCACGGCGTGCTGGTCAAGTCCGCGGTCGTGATGGAGCGGCTCGGCGCGGTGACCAAGGTCGCCCTCGACAAGACGGGCACGCTCACCGCGGGCGCGCCCCGCGTCACGGACATCCGCGTGCTGCCGGGCACCGAGCTCACCGAGGACGAGGTGCTCGCCCTGGCCGCGTCCGCCGAGCACCCCAGCGAACACCCGCTCGCCCGCGCCGTGGTCGTCGCCGCCCGGGAGCGTGGGCTGCCCCTGGAGAGCGCCCGGGACTTCGCCGCCGCTCCGGGGCGTGGTGTCCGCGCGGTCGTCGCGGGCCGCGTGGTCCAGGTCGGCAGCCCGGACCGGCTCCTCGCCGACGCCGACGCGGACTCCCGTACGGGCGAGGCCTCTCGTACGGGCGAAGCCTTTCGTGCGGTGGTCGCGGTGGCGGACGACCACGCCAGGACCGCCGTGCTCGTGGTGGTCGACGGCACCCCCTCGGCTCTACTGCGTCTCGCCGACCTGCCGCGCCCCGGGGCCGCCGAGGCCGTCGCGGGTCTGCGTGAACTCACCGGTTCCGCGCCGGTGTTGCTGACCGGCGACACGCCGTCCGCCGCCGCGCACCTCGCGGCGGAGACCGGGATCGAGGACGTCCGCGCCGGGCTCCTTCCGCAGGACAAGGTGGCGGCCGTACGGGAGTGGGAGGCGCGGGGGGAGCGGGTCCTGGTCGTCGGGGACGGTGTGAACGACGCGCCCGCGCTCGCCGCCGCGCACAGCGGGATCGCCATGGGCAGGAGCGGCTCCGACCTGACCCTGGAGACCGCCGACGCCGTGGTGGTGCGGGACGAACTCGCCACCGTGCCCGCGGTCGTGGCGCTCTCCCGGCGGGCCCGGCGCGTGGTCGTGCAGAACCTGGTCATCGCCTCCGTGTGCATCGGCGCCCTGGTGGTCTGGGACCTGGCGGGACACCTGCCGCTGCCGCTCGGCGTCGCGGGCCACGAGGGGTCGACCGTCCTGGTCGGGCTCAACGGCCTGCGTCTGCTGCGCCGTTCGGCGTGGCACCAGTAG
- a CDS encoding ArsR/SmtB family transcription factor, which produces MGHGVDSKITPATHLDADSAATIAATLQALATPSRLMILTKLRQGPCGVGALAEAVGMEQSAVSHQLRLLRALGLVTGSRQGRRIVYSLYDNHVAQLLDEAVYHIEHLRLGARDLPARDLPAPDDDLG; this is translated from the coding sequence ATGGGACACGGAGTCGACAGCAAGATCACCCCTGCGACGCACCTGGACGCGGACTCCGCCGCCACGATCGCCGCCACTCTCCAGGCGCTGGCCACCCCGTCCCGGCTGATGATCCTCACCAAGCTGCGCCAGGGGCCCTGCGGCGTCGGCGCGCTCGCCGAGGCGGTCGGCATGGAACAGTCGGCGGTCTCCCACCAGTTGCGCCTGCTGCGCGCCCTCGGCCTGGTCACCGGCTCGCGGCAGGGCCGCCGCATCGTCTACAGCCTCTACGACAACCACGTCGCCCAGCTCCTGGACGAGGCCGTCTACCACATCGAGCATCTGCGCCTCGGCGCGCGGGACTTGCCCGCACGGGACTTGCCCGCGCCGGACGACGACCTCGGCTGA
- a CDS encoding NAD(P)H-dependent oxidoreductase: MKVLWIFAHPEQRSLAGSLLAEGLRTLEALGHEHRVCDLYAMGWKAVVDADDFGPEGSRAAPRDRLFVGAEQERAYEEGQLSADIRAEQEKITWADTLVFQFPLWWFGPPAILKGWFDRVLVQGFGFGLKGPDGRTLRYGEGGLAGKRALVVTSVGARESGFGPRGIHGQLDEVLFPLLHGTFWYTGMAALPPFAVYGADRLSRAGHARSAQALRERLRALETTPPLPFRHENGGAYDEDLVLRPQFAPGLSGVGVHR, from the coding sequence ATGAAGGTTCTCTGGATTTTCGCCCACCCCGAACAGCGCTCCCTGGCCGGCTCCCTGCTGGCCGAGGGGCTCCGCACGCTGGAGGCCCTCGGCCACGAGCACCGCGTCTGCGACCTGTACGCCATGGGCTGGAAGGCCGTGGTGGACGCCGACGACTTCGGCCCCGAGGGCTCCCGCGCCGCGCCACGCGATCGCCTCTTCGTCGGCGCGGAGCAGGAACGAGCGTACGAGGAAGGCCAGTTGAGCGCGGACATCCGCGCCGAGCAGGAGAAGATCACCTGGGCGGACACGCTTGTCTTCCAGTTCCCGCTCTGGTGGTTCGGGCCGCCCGCGATCCTCAAGGGCTGGTTCGACCGCGTACTGGTGCAAGGCTTCGGATTCGGCCTCAAGGGGCCCGACGGCCGCACCTTGCGGTACGGCGAAGGCGGCCTCGCCGGGAAGCGCGCGCTGGTCGTCACCTCGGTCGGCGCCCGGGAGTCCGGCTTCGGCCCGCGGGGCATCCACGGGCAGCTGGACGAGGTGCTGTTTCCGTTGCTGCACGGCACGTTCTGGTACACCGGCATGGCCGCGCTCCCGCCCTTCGCGGTCTACGGGGCGGACCGGCTCTCGCGGGCCGGCCACGCACGGAGCGCGCAGGCCCTGCGCGAACGCCTGCGCGCATTGGAGACCACACCACCGTTGCCCTTCCGCCACGAGAACGGCGGGGCGTACGACGAGGACCTGGTGCTGCGCCCACAGTTCGCCCCGGGCCTGTCGGGAGTGGGCGTGCACCGCTGA